One Hevea brasiliensis isolate MT/VB/25A 57/8 chromosome 5, ASM3005281v1, whole genome shotgun sequence genomic region harbors:
- the LOC110669040 gene encoding farnesyl pyrophosphate synthase 1 isoform X1 — translation MSDLKSTFLRFYSVLKQELLEDPAFEWTPDSRQWVERLVEYNVPGGKLNRGLSVLGSYKLLKEEQELTEEENFLASALGWCIEWLQAYFLVLDDIMDSAHTRRDQPCWFRVPKVGLIAINDGILLGNHIFRILKKHFRGKAYYVDLLDLFNEVEFRTASGEMIDLITALEGEKDLSKYTSSLHRRIVQYKTAYYSFYLPVACALLMVGENLDNHIDVKNILVQMGIYFQVQDDYLDCFGDPETIGKIGTDIEDFKCSWLVVKALEQCNEEQKKVLYEHYGKADPACVAKVKVLYNELNLQGVFTEYENESYEKLTTSIEAHPSKSVQAVLKAFLAKIYKRQK, via the exons ATGTCTGATCTGAAGTCGACATTCTTGAGGTTCTACTCTGTTCTCAAGCAGGAGCTCCTTGAGGACCCAGCTTTCGAATGGACACCAGATTCCCGTCAATGGGTCGAGCGG CTGGTGGAGTACAATGTGCCTGGAG GAAAGCTGAACAGGGGGCTCTCTGTGCTTGGAAGCTACAAATTGTTGAAAGAAGAACAGGAATTAACCGAAGAAGAAAACTTTCTTGCAAGTGCTCTTGGTTGGTGTATTGAATGG CTTCAAGCCTATTTTCTTGTCCTTGATGACATTATGGATAGTGCTCATACACGACGTGATCAGCCTTGCTGGTTTAGGGTCCCCAAG GTTGGTCTGATTGCAATAAATGATGGAATTTTGCTTGGCAATCACATTTTCAGGATTCTTAAAAAGCACTTCCGAGGGAAGGCATACTATGTAGATCTTCTAGATTTGTTTAATGAG GTGGAGTTTCGAACAGCCTCAGGGGAGATGATTGATTTGATTACAGCACTTGAAGGAGAGAAGGATTTATCTAAATACACTTCGTCACT TCACCGGCGAATTGTTCAGTACAAAACTGCATACTACTCATTTTACCTTCCT GTTGCTTGTGCATTGCTAATGGTGGGTGAGAATCTGGATAATCATATTGATGTAAAAAACATTCTTGTACAGATGGGAATCTACTTCCAAGTGCAG GATGATTATTTGGATTGCTTTGGTGATCCGGAGACAATTGGTAAG ATAGGAACAGATATTGAAGATTTTAAGTGCTCTTGGTTGGTCGTGAAGGCTTTGGAACAATGCAATGAAGAGCAAAAGAAAGTGTTATAT GAGCACTATGGGAAAGCTGACCCAGCATGTGTAGCAAAGGTGAAGGTTCTCTATAATGAGCTGAACCTTCAG GGGGTATTTACGGAGTATGAGAACGAAAGCTATGAGAAACTAaccacctccattgaagctcatccTAGCAAGTCGGTGCAAGCGGTGTTGAAGGCCTTTTTGGCCAAAATTTACAAGAGACAGAAATAA
- the LOC110669040 gene encoding farnesyl pyrophosphate synthase 1 isoform X2, with protein sequence MSDLKSTFLRFYSVLKQELLEDPAFEWTPDSRQWVERLVEYNVPGGKLNRGLSVLGSYKLLKEEQELTEEENFLASALGWCIEWLQAYFLVLDDIMDSAHTRRDQPCWFRVPKVGLIAINDGILLGNHIFRILKKHFRGKAYYVDLLDLFNEVEFRTASGEMIDLITALEGEKDLSKYTSSLHRRIVQYKTAYYSFYLPVACALLMVGENLDNHIDVKNILVQMGIYFQVQDDYLDCFGDPETIGKEHYGKADPACVAKVKVLYNELNLQGVFTEYENESYEKLTTSIEAHPSKSVQAVLKAFLAKIYKRQK encoded by the exons ATGTCTGATCTGAAGTCGACATTCTTGAGGTTCTACTCTGTTCTCAAGCAGGAGCTCCTTGAGGACCCAGCTTTCGAATGGACACCAGATTCCCGTCAATGGGTCGAGCGG CTGGTGGAGTACAATGTGCCTGGAG GAAAGCTGAACAGGGGGCTCTCTGTGCTTGGAAGCTACAAATTGTTGAAAGAAGAACAGGAATTAACCGAAGAAGAAAACTTTCTTGCAAGTGCTCTTGGTTGGTGTATTGAATGG CTTCAAGCCTATTTTCTTGTCCTTGATGACATTATGGATAGTGCTCATACACGACGTGATCAGCCTTGCTGGTTTAGGGTCCCCAAG GTTGGTCTGATTGCAATAAATGATGGAATTTTGCTTGGCAATCACATTTTCAGGATTCTTAAAAAGCACTTCCGAGGGAAGGCATACTATGTAGATCTTCTAGATTTGTTTAATGAG GTGGAGTTTCGAACAGCCTCAGGGGAGATGATTGATTTGATTACAGCACTTGAAGGAGAGAAGGATTTATCTAAATACACTTCGTCACT TCACCGGCGAATTGTTCAGTACAAAACTGCATACTACTCATTTTACCTTCCT GTTGCTTGTGCATTGCTAATGGTGGGTGAGAATCTGGATAATCATATTGATGTAAAAAACATTCTTGTACAGATGGGAATCTACTTCCAAGTGCAG GATGATTATTTGGATTGCTTTGGTGATCCGGAGACAATTGGTAAG GAGCACTATGGGAAAGCTGACCCAGCATGTGTAGCAAAGGTGAAGGTTCTCTATAATGAGCTGAACCTTCAG GGGGTATTTACGGAGTATGAGAACGAAAGCTATGAGAAACTAaccacctccattgaagctcatccTAGCAAGTCGGTGCAAGCGGTGTTGAAGGCCTTTTTGGCCAAAATTTACAAGAGACAGAAATAA